In Paludibaculum fermentans, the genomic stretch GGTGTCCCCGACTTCGCCTCGTTCACGGTCACCAAACCAACAGACAAGGCTAGCCCCAAGCTCTTCCTCGCCTGCTCCAGCGGCCAACACTTCAAATCGGCGAAAGTCGTCTTCCGTCGAATGGGCAAAGCGGTGACAGCCGGTCAACCCTCATCTCTCGATGAGTTTTTCGAATGGACCTTTGGCGACGTGATGGTCAGCAGCTATCAGAACGGCGGGTCTGACCAGGCCTCGGCTAGTGAAAGCATCTCGTTTAGCGCCGCCTCGGTCTCAATGAACTACTTCGTGATGAAGAATGGCCAGCGCACCGGTGGAGTTATGGCGGGTTACGACATCCGCAAGATCACTGAGAGCATCGGCACATAGTGGTTTCGCGCAATAATGCGACAAGCTCGCTATGAACCCTCATCAACTGTTCAATGAAGGCAGGCTGACCGAGGCGATCAACGCCGTGGTCAGCCTGCTTCGAGACAACCCCGGCAATGCGCAGCAGCGGACTTTTCTGTTCGAGA encodes the following:
- a CDS encoding Hcp family type VI secretion system effector, with amino-acid sequence MADTPHLLQVEGIKGECKETKYLTWINIESFSWGISNEVTTKGTARSAGVPDFASFTVTKPTDKASPKLFLACSSGQHFKSAKVVFRRMGKAVTAGQPSSLDEFFEWTFGDVMVSSYQNGGSDQASASESISFSAASVSMNYFVMKNGQRTGGVMAGYDIRKITESIGT